The following are encoded in a window of Desulfopila inferna genomic DNA:
- a CDS encoding mechanosensitive ion channel family protein codes for MKKHVISHLLVPALLALGMILVSPSLLWALEKAENLEQLQDIPPDRVDSVLAELSDEQIRFILKAKLLTEGVETGAVEKETGMVQLIRRWIHLLDNGNGENLENRVTGIFTHVPEILENLKEIFSRLGKNSVPSSAWANVALVALVLGAALGLEFAGRMLTASFRQRFAGAAVPHINAYTRFRAGILRAVPEVLHLSLFLGSAFLLFLLTEGKRIAGVRFLFLAVVFSIIFIRLATLLSRLFFAPRVPALRVLPVSDAAARAMHAGVLFFSSYISIGLSFIVLLAELGMERDGVTLVTVILGSLLIFSIAISILSYRKKITAHLLSAGSDDGGKDWFKTLFAALWHVPALLYLFIIWLIFLLQQIMGISRDNGALLLSLLIVPIFLLLDRIGQWVVGMTVSTLKLYPSDGEEQDQGIKTAAEPTAAQKERLLTNRVGRIVRGAILLALVGWIFNLWGYSLPYSADISRIVFKSLLTLAVALFFWRLISGYIETKLREDEAAQPERKTEDDEWAPVAQRGRGYTLLPMVRKFIGSVLMVMVILIILSSMGVEIGPLLAGAGVIGLAIGFGAQKLVSDIFSGFFFLLDDAFRVGEYLEAGGVSGMVEGITLRNVMLRHHRGMLQIVPYSELGPITNFMRGGVVVKFNLEFAYDTDIDLVRRIIKKVGQAMLEDEEFGADFIAPVKSQGVREIANSVMVIRVKFTAKPGTHFVIRREAYRRITEALAAKGIHYAHRKVIVEVAGEGESGEDERKLAGETGGAALSAIAESQQKSVGKQT; via the coding sequence ATGAAAAAACATGTTATCTCACATTTGTTGGTACCCGCCCTGCTGGCACTGGGGATGATTCTCGTCTCTCCCTCACTTTTATGGGCTTTGGAAAAGGCTGAGAACTTAGAGCAGCTGCAGGACATCCCTCCCGATCGGGTTGATAGTGTCCTGGCGGAACTCAGCGACGAGCAGATTCGATTTATCCTGAAAGCGAAGTTGTTGACCGAGGGTGTGGAAACCGGGGCGGTGGAGAAAGAAACGGGAATGGTACAGCTGATAAGACGCTGGATTCACTTGCTTGACAACGGCAACGGAGAGAACCTGGAGAACAGGGTGACAGGGATTTTTACACATGTTCCGGAAATACTGGAAAATTTGAAAGAGATCTTCTCCCGCCTGGGGAAAAATTCGGTTCCCTCGTCCGCCTGGGCGAATGTTGCCCTCGTCGCGCTTGTTCTGGGTGCAGCCCTGGGGCTGGAATTTGCGGGACGAATGCTGACTGCCTCCTTCCGTCAACGTTTTGCCGGCGCTGCAGTACCGCATATCAACGCCTACACGCGGTTCAGGGCGGGGATATTGCGTGCAGTGCCGGAAGTACTGCATCTTAGCCTTTTTCTCGGCTCGGCTTTTCTCCTTTTTCTCCTGACCGAAGGGAAACGCATCGCGGGAGTCCGCTTTCTCTTCCTGGCCGTGGTCTTCAGTATCATCTTCATCCGGCTCGCCACGCTGCTGTCCCGGCTGTTTTTCGCTCCCCGGGTCCCAGCCCTGAGAGTACTGCCGGTAAGCGATGCAGCGGCTCGGGCAATGCACGCGGGTGTACTCTTTTTCTCCTCCTATATCTCCATTGGCCTGAGCTTCATCGTTCTTCTGGCGGAGCTTGGCATGGAAAGGGATGGTGTGACTCTGGTGACCGTTATCCTGGGCTCTCTTCTCATTTTTTCCATTGCCATTTCCATCCTGTCATACAGGAAAAAGATCACTGCCCATTTGCTTTCCGCAGGTTCGGACGACGGTGGCAAAGACTGGTTCAAGACGCTGTTCGCTGCGCTCTGGCACGTTCCGGCATTGCTCTACCTGTTCATCATCTGGCTGATTTTTCTATTACAGCAGATCATGGGAATATCCCGGGACAATGGCGCCCTGCTCCTCAGCCTACTCATTGTCCCCATCTTCCTGCTGCTCGATAGGATCGGCCAATGGGTGGTAGGGATGACAGTGAGCACCCTGAAGCTGTATCCCAGCGACGGTGAAGAGCAAGACCAGGGAATAAAAACCGCGGCGGAACCGACGGCGGCGCAGAAGGAACGTCTGCTCACCAACAGGGTCGGACGCATCGTGCGGGGAGCCATCTTACTGGCCTTGGTCGGCTGGATCTTCAATCTCTGGGGATACAGCCTGCCCTACTCCGCGGACATATCGAGAATAGTGTTCAAGTCGCTTTTGACACTGGCGGTGGCGCTCTTTTTCTGGCGGCTGATTTCGGGGTATATCGAGACGAAGCTCCGGGAAGACGAGGCTGCACAGCCGGAGAGAAAAACGGAGGACGACGAGTGGGCCCCGGTGGCGCAAAGAGGGAGGGGATATACTCTTCTGCCCATGGTGCGCAAGTTCATCGGCTCCGTTCTCATGGTCATGGTGATCCTGATCATCCTATCGTCCATGGGCGTCGAGATAGGACCGCTGCTCGCCGGCGCCGGCGTCATCGGTCTGGCCATCGGTTTCGGGGCACAGAAACTGGTAAGCGATATCTTCTCCGGCTTTTTCTTTCTTCTCGACGACGCCTTCCGGGTAGGCGAATATCTCGAGGCAGGCGGTGTTTCCGGCATGGTGGAGGGCATCACCCTGCGCAACGTCATGCTCAGGCATCACCGGGGCATGCTGCAGATCGTCCCCTACAGCGAATTGGGCCCGATAACCAATTTCATGCGTGGCGGCGTCGTAGTGAAGTTCAACCTCGAGTTTGCCTACGACACCGACATAGACCTGGTCAGAAGGATAATCAAGAAAGTCGGCCAGGCCATGCTCGAGGACGAGGAGTTCGGTGCGGATTTCATTGCCCCCGTCAAGTCCCAGGGAGTCCGTGAGATCGCCAATTCGGTCATGGTGATTCGGGTGAAATTCACCGCCAAACCCGGCACCCATTTCGTCATCCGCCGCGAGGCCTACCGCCGCATTACCGAGGCCCTTGCAGCAAAGGGAATTCACTACGCTCATCGGAAGGTTATCGTCGAGGTAGCAGGGGAAGGTGAAAGCGGGGAGGATGAAAGGAAGCTGGCAGGTGAAACTGGAGGAGCAGCTCTTTCCGCCATCGCCGAGTCACAACAGAAGAGCGTTGGCAAACAGACGTAA
- a CDS encoding cytoplasmic protein has protein sequence MHTAKKVIFAFRNDSMCFIHVLLNGIDLHERGLGGKIVIEGDAVSLVPEMAEPDHFLYTQFEKARGLGIVYGACRACSMKLRVAEEIEKVGIALVGDMSGHPSMGGFIEQGYEVITF, from the coding sequence ATGCACACGGCAAAAAAGGTTATTTTCGCTTTTCGGAACGACTCTATGTGTTTTATACATGTTCTGCTTAACGGTATCGACCTGCATGAACGCGGTCTGGGTGGAAAAATAGTCATAGAGGGAGATGCTGTTTCACTGGTTCCCGAAATGGCTGAGCCGGACCATTTTTTATATACTCAGTTTGAAAAGGCCAGAGGGCTGGGAATAGTGTATGGCGCCTGCAGAGCCTGTTCCATGAAGCTGAGGGTTGCCGAAGAGATAGAGAAGGTGGGTATAGCTCTGGTGGGCGATATGTCAGGTCATCCGTCAATGGGCGGCTTTATCGAGCAGGGTTATGAAGTAATCACATTTTGA
- a CDS encoding methyl-accepting chemotaxis protein, with product MLNRFKNVKFTTKLFLAMISVVIFSILITSGNAIRMSKQGLYTLGEGAMQDIHQSLYNSMAAIDSNIREKLEGDLLLLERQINSEGVLFLDEGRMIKENLINQITKDTLTKEIPKLQAGLRYLNNDKEIVDDIQEITGATATIFQLVDDKLLRISTNVRKATGERATGTYIPSDSPVFQAIMRGETYRGKAFVVNDWYLTAYKPIRNSESEIVGAIYVGQLMISAQVRKLVSETRIGSGYFFLYTDMGSLLVHPTLTESDNIFTVIPAFKEGDGMIDYIHQGQENAAYKKRIDGWGVTLAVNMNHEDIVGGLDVAMLRNNLLVGLFVIAGGILVTVFLVRSINKPLKELAEKAIKVGEGNYTINFSSRVDDAIGQLTNSLGVMVSKGKEMLEDIVRSSESLSAASTELAAISDEMVKNAESTTDIADDASANSQEVSDNMASVSAAMEESTVNLDMIATASEEMGTTIKEIAENSAKARQTTETAVTNTKKSHKSIQELGEAAKAIGSITETIREISEQTNLLALNATIEAARAGEAGKGFAVVANEIKDLAQGTAEATGKIKEAIDGIQAKTTVTVKEIEEISEVISYVDEIVNGIVTAVEEQSITTNEIVNNVNQASQGISEINENVAGSNQMTTEMSEGVAQVKERSLEVKESSQHVRSSADELSQLAERLTSLVSRFKI from the coding sequence ATGCTCAACAGATTCAAAAACGTCAAATTTACCACAAAACTTTTCCTGGCGATGATTTCGGTGGTAATATTTTCAATTCTCATCACCTCCGGCAATGCAATCAGGATGTCTAAACAAGGGCTCTACACGCTTGGGGAAGGAGCGATGCAGGATATACATCAAAGCCTGTACAATTCGATGGCCGCTATTGACAGCAATATCCGTGAAAAACTGGAAGGTGATCTTCTCCTGCTTGAGCGGCAGATAAACTCCGAAGGCGTATTGTTTCTCGATGAAGGCAGAATGATCAAAGAAAATCTGATCAACCAGATCACCAAAGATACGCTTACCAAAGAAATTCCCAAACTGCAGGCAGGCTTGCGCTATCTCAACAACGACAAGGAGATAGTCGATGATATCCAGGAAATCACCGGAGCGACCGCCACCATTTTTCAGCTGGTTGACGACAAGTTGCTGCGCATCTCTACGAATGTCAGAAAGGCTACGGGAGAGCGGGCTACCGGTACTTACATCCCTTCCGACAGTCCGGTCTTTCAGGCTATTATGCGCGGGGAAACCTATAGGGGCAAGGCTTTTGTCGTTAACGACTGGTATCTTACGGCTTATAAACCCATACGCAATTCCGAGAGCGAAATTGTCGGAGCAATTTATGTCGGTCAGCTGATGATTTCCGCACAGGTCCGCAAACTGGTCTCTGAAACACGGATTGGTTCCGGTTACTTTTTTCTCTACACCGATATGGGTTCATTACTCGTTCATCCGACACTGACGGAATCCGACAATATCTTTACGGTTATTCCAGCCTTTAAAGAAGGGGACGGTATGATCGACTATATACACCAGGGTCAGGAAAATGCAGCCTACAAAAAACGGATTGATGGATGGGGAGTTACTCTGGCGGTCAACATGAATCACGAAGATATCGTTGGCGGTCTCGATGTTGCAATGCTGCGCAACAATCTGCTGGTGGGCCTGTTTGTCATTGCCGGCGGTATTCTGGTCACTGTTTTTCTGGTCCGCTCCATCAACAAGCCGTTAAAGGAACTGGCGGAAAAGGCAATCAAGGTTGGAGAAGGCAATTATACCATCAATTTTTCTTCCAGAGTTGATGATGCCATTGGCCAGCTCACCAACTCATTGGGGGTAATGGTTTCCAAAGGGAAAGAAATGCTGGAAGACATAGTAAGATCTTCTGAATCACTTTCGGCGGCTTCTACCGAACTTGCGGCAATATCCGATGAGATGGTGAAAAACGCCGAATCTACCACGGATATCGCCGATGATGCCTCTGCCAACTCACAGGAAGTCTCAGATAATATGGCTTCAGTTTCAGCGGCGATGGAAGAGTCCACCGTCAATCTGGACATGATTGCCACGGCATCAGAAGAGATGGGCACCACTATCAAGGAGATAGCTGAGAACAGCGCCAAGGCACGGCAGACTACTGAAACGGCAGTGACGAACACCAAGAAATCGCATAAGAGTATTCAGGAGCTTGGAGAGGCGGCCAAGGCCATCGGCTCGATAACGGAAACAATCAGGGAGATCTCGGAACAAACCAACCTGCTGGCCTTAAATGCTACCATAGAAGCAGCCAGAGCCGGGGAGGCCGGTAAAGGATTCGCCGTGGTTGCCAATGAGATCAAGGACCTTGCTCAGGGAACCGCTGAAGCCACGGGCAAAATCAAAGAGGCGATTGACGGTATCCAGGCGAAAACGACTGTGACCGTGAAGGAAATCGAGGAAATTTCCGAAGTCATCAGCTATGTTGATGAAATAGTCAACGGTATCGTCACGGCCGTGGAAGAGCAGTCAATCACCACAAACGAAATAGTCAATAATGTCAATCAGGCCTCGCAGGGAATCTCCGAGATAAACGAAAATGTTGCAGGCAGCAATCAGATGACCACGGAGATGAGCGAAGGTGTCGCGCAGGTTAAGGAGCGCTCGCTGGAAGTGAAGGAGAGCAGTCAACATGTGCGCTCGTCCGCCGACGAACTTTCCCAACTTGCCGAGCGCTTGACTTCGCTGGTGTCCCGTTTCAAAATCTGA
- the msrA gene encoding peptide-methionine (S)-S-oxide reductase MsrA, with protein sequence MKHSIFFLFLFISSFLAATMIGVYSLEAQNQEKKRETAEALFAGGCFWCMEKPFEDLDGVYSVVSGYSGGTKENPTYENYGASGHIEVVRITYDPEIVDYAQLLEIFWRQIDPTDSGGQFVDRGHEYTSAIFYYDERQKRLAEQSKRRLEESGIFEEPIVTPIRPAEKFWRAEEYHQDYYKENPIRYNFYRSRSGRDSFLDKHWEGRGANLTDKQVPRNLKDRLTPLQYEVTQEDATEPAFDNEYWNNEQPGIYTDIVSGEPLFSSLSKYDSKTGWPSFTKPLVPENIVERRDLTWLGPRTEVRSKNADSHLGHVFKDGPPPTGLRYCINSAALRFIPADSLAQEGYEEFEHLFE encoded by the coding sequence ATGAAACACTCTATATTTTTTCTCTTTCTCTTTATCTCATCCTTTCTTGCTGCAACCATGATTGGTGTCTATTCCTTAGAGGCACAGAACCAGGAGAAGAAGCGGGAAACAGCAGAAGCTCTATTCGCCGGTGGCTGTTTCTGGTGCATGGAGAAGCCCTTTGAAGATTTGGACGGTGTGTATTCCGTAGTTTCCGGATATTCGGGCGGAACGAAAGAAAATCCCACGTATGAAAACTACGGCGCCAGCGGCCATATCGAAGTAGTCCGGATAACTTATGATCCCGAGATAGTAGATTATGCACAGCTTCTTGAGATTTTCTGGAGACAGATAGACCCAACCGACAGCGGCGGACAGTTTGTCGACCGTGGGCATGAATACACCAGTGCTATATTCTATTATGATGAACGGCAGAAGAGGCTGGCCGAGCAATCGAAAAGACGCCTTGAAGAAAGCGGTATCTTCGAAGAGCCCATCGTCACCCCTATTCGACCGGCGGAAAAATTCTGGCGCGCCGAGGAATACCATCAGGACTACTATAAAGAAAACCCCATACGCTATAACTTTTATCGTTCCAGATCCGGCCGCGATTCGTTCCTCGATAAGCACTGGGAAGGGAGAGGAGCCAACTTAACCGATAAACAGGTACCCCGGAATTTAAAGGATCGTCTCACCCCCCTGCAATACGAAGTAACCCAGGAGGACGCAACCGAGCCGGCTTTCGACAACGAATACTGGAATAACGAACAACCGGGGATCTATACGGACATCGTCTCCGGAGAACCTCTCTTCAGTTCTCTTTCCAAATATGATTCAAAAACCGGCTGGCCCAGCTTCACCAAACCGCTGGTACCGGAGAATATAGTCGAGCGCCGTGATCTCACCTGGCTGGGACCGCGCACCGAAGTACGCAGTAAAAATGCTGATTCACATCTGGGACATGTCTTCAAAGACGGTCCGCCGCCCACAGGCCTGCGCTATTGCATCAATTCCGCCGCTCTGCGCTTCATTCCCGCTGATTCACTGGCGCAGGAAGGCTATGAGGAATTTGAACATCTCTTTGAATAG
- a CDS encoding methyl-accepting chemotaxis protein has protein sequence MLSGKSGADEYTYKGADKIAGYAPLANVDWYAGATQDADEFLTSTKTIRNLIILVTLIALAAAAFLVVIASMSIVKPINQAVAGLKDIAEGEGDLTMRLVVKSKDEVGEMALWFNTFIAKLQNIIRQIAENSASVDTSSAELLRISGQLSDGAEDTSRRAGNVATASEEMSANLTNVAAAMEQSSTNTNMVSAAAEEMSSTISEIAENAERARSISTDAVTRSESAALKMGELNVAAEKIGRVTETITEISDQTNLLALNATIEAARAGEAGKGFAVVANEIKELAKQTAEATLDIKSQIDEVQRTTGSAGLEIDQITKIISGVNDIVATLATAVEEQTAATQEIANNISQASQGIEEVNENVSQSSSVAGDIARDIAEVNTAAEAISESSRLVRSSSEGLQKLAVELNKIVGSFKV, from the coding sequence ATGCTCTCTGGTAAAAGCGGTGCGGATGAATATACCTATAAAGGTGCAGACAAGATTGCAGGATATGCGCCTTTAGCCAATGTCGACTGGTATGCAGGCGCCACTCAGGACGCCGATGAATTCCTGACTTCGACTAAAACCATCAGGAATCTCATTATTCTGGTAACGCTGATTGCCTTGGCGGCTGCCGCATTTTTGGTGGTTATCGCCTCTATGTCCATCGTCAAACCTATTAATCAGGCGGTTGCCGGGCTCAAGGATATAGCTGAAGGTGAAGGTGACCTGACCATGCGTCTGGTGGTGAAATCAAAGGATGAGGTTGGCGAAATGGCTCTCTGGTTCAATACTTTCATTGCCAAACTTCAGAATATCATCAGGCAGATTGCCGAAAATTCAGCTTCGGTTGATACATCTTCAGCCGAACTCCTGCGCATTTCAGGTCAGCTCTCCGACGGCGCTGAAGACACCTCGCGACGAGCCGGTAATGTTGCAACCGCTTCAGAAGAGATGAGTGCAAACCTCACCAATGTCGCTGCCGCCATGGAGCAGTCTTCAACAAACACCAATATGGTTTCAGCCGCAGCAGAAGAAATGAGTTCGACTATCAGCGAGATCGCCGAAAATGCGGAAAGGGCACGGAGTATCTCTACAGATGCAGTTACTCGGTCCGAGAGTGCAGCCCTGAAGATGGGTGAGTTAAATGTTGCCGCCGAGAAGATTGGGAGGGTCACTGAAACAATAACAGAAATTTCAGACCAGACTAACCTTCTTGCGCTGAATGCCACTATCGAAGCAGCCCGTGCCGGTGAAGCAGGCAAGGGGTTTGCGGTAGTTGCCAATGAAATAAAGGAACTGGCAAAGCAGACAGCGGAAGCAACTCTTGACATTAAGAGTCAAATCGATGAGGTGCAGAGAACAACCGGTTCCGCGGGTCTTGAAATAGACCAGATTACCAAGATAATCAGCGGGGTCAATGATATTGTGGCCACATTAGCCACTGCCGTTGAGGAGCAAACCGCGGCGACTCAGGAGATAGCCAATAATATCTCGCAGGCAAGCCAGGGGATAGAAGAAGTGAACGAAAATGTCAGTCAGAGCTCATCGGTGGCAGGTGATATTGCCCGCGATATCGCCGAAGTAAATACTGCCGCCGAGGCTATCTCGGAGAGCAGCCGTTTGGTACGAAGCAGTTCGGAAGGCCTTCAGAAACTGGCAGTGGAGCTGAACAAGATAGTCGGCAGTTTCAAAGTTTGA
- a CDS encoding bestrophin-like domain has translation MSLNPLAILYVMVFFLLACLIVSVPLEGGYHVGMRKRLSDKGAKDESVGVIVGSILALLAFLLAFTFNLAAARYEARRQVVLEEANDIGTTYLRTSLLPEPPRSEVQELLRKYVNIRVEASQSDVGADEIIAIIDQSEQILEAIWDKTMNVALQNPDVMTSLFIQSLNKTIDTQAKRVMVGARSQIPLPISLALLALAIIAHFCAGYQSGISGKKRSPVILGLILSFALVLTMIVDMDIPNKGLLQTMQTSMEDLQETVNRPSAYISNP, from the coding sequence ATGTCTCTGAATCCGTTGGCTATACTCTATGTGATGGTATTTTTCCTGCTGGCCTGTCTGATCGTGTCGGTTCCTCTCGAGGGAGGATACCATGTTGGTATGCGAAAGCGTCTCAGTGATAAAGGGGCAAAAGACGAATCCGTAGGCGTCATCGTCGGCTCAATCCTAGCCCTGCTGGCGTTTCTGCTTGCCTTTACCTTCAACCTCGCTGCTGCCCGCTATGAGGCACGGCGGCAGGTTGTCCTTGAGGAGGCGAACGACATCGGCACCACCTATCTGCGCACCTCTCTTCTGCCTGAGCCTCCCCGCTCCGAGGTGCAGGAACTGTTGCGCAAATATGTCAATATCCGGGTGGAAGCGTCGCAATCCGATGTCGGCGCTGATGAAATCATCGCCATTATCGATCAATCAGAACAAATACTTGAAGCAATATGGGACAAGACGATGAACGTTGCTTTGCAGAATCCCGATGTGATGACCAGCCTTTTTATCCAGTCGCTGAACAAGACCATTGATACGCAAGCCAAAAGGGTAATGGTCGGGGCACGTAGCCAGATCCCGTTGCCTATTTCCCTGGCCTTACTCGCTCTTGCTATAATAGCACATTTTTGCGCCGGGTATCAGTCCGGGATTTCAGGAAAGAAAAGATCGCCTGTCATTCTCGGCTTGATTTTATCGTTCGCCTTGGTGCTGACGATGATTGTCGACATGGACATTCCCAACAAGGGTTTGCTGCAAACCATGCAGACATCGATGGAGGATCTTCAGGAGACAGTGAACAGGCCTTCAGCATATATTAGCAACCCTTGA
- a CDS encoding tetratricopeptide repeat protein: protein MVQNNKSSQQLCRESNSSCPPKEIRKHLSCILSSPDFDASQQQRDFLTFVVDQKLAGNSQAIKAYTVATEVFGRNDNFSQADDPIVSIQANKLRRALERYYLLSGRNDELRISIPKGAYVPIFSRAQEYVSEVMHKERIMPQGPTVLIKPFINQTNHSRNYHLGESFTTELSTEICRYQWIKVLRPRPAFLGISGMKSFVRFFVEGSIREDDKGIKVNVSLFDAKSDRLIWCDFLRMSVEEAGIIEFQEKFAAKVGTVIAGENGIIARTLYAESKNTHFSRLGTYEAILQYHAYEQTFSPEDFTRALQALKRACCIEPGCGQAWSFLARLYAAAFSLELPGFDIYMTEKKALEYALRGAQLQPQSQANRVTLAYIRMLAGDIDLARRDIELAYAMNPESPFMMDVIGYIMTLLGQWEKGSVLIKNVMRLNPYYRPMVHYALWAVCLRRGDCEGAYIETTEIRRNVCFWHPLAKAATLGLCGRIEEGRTHAEELLRIKPDFPERCNILLQRYIKFDEITECLVTGLERVGIKIH, encoded by the coding sequence ATGGTGCAGAACAATAAATCTTCTCAACAGTTATGCCGTGAATCCAATAGCTCCTGCCCGCCGAAAGAGATCAGAAAGCACCTAAGTTGCATTCTCTCGAGTCCGGATTTTGACGCCAGCCAACAACAGCGCGATTTTCTAACCTTTGTAGTCGATCAGAAACTGGCGGGGAACAGTCAAGCCATTAAGGCATATACGGTGGCCACCGAAGTTTTCGGGCGTAATGACAACTTCAGCCAGGCCGACGATCCCATTGTCAGTATCCAGGCAAATAAACTGCGCCGTGCACTTGAGCGCTATTATCTTCTTTCCGGCAGGAACGACGAACTCCGCATCAGTATCCCCAAGGGAGCCTATGTTCCTATCTTCAGCCGTGCACAGGAGTATGTCTCCGAAGTGATGCACAAAGAGCGGATAATGCCTCAGGGGCCCACGGTGCTCATCAAACCTTTTATCAACCAAACCAACCATTCCCGCAACTACCACTTGGGTGAGAGTTTTACCACGGAACTTTCTACAGAGATCTGCCGTTACCAGTGGATCAAGGTGCTCAGGCCAAGACCGGCATTTCTTGGCATAAGCGGCATGAAAAGTTTTGTGCGATTCTTTGTAGAAGGGAGTATCCGGGAAGATGACAAGGGGATCAAGGTCAATGTCAGCTTATTTGACGCCAAGAGCGACAGGCTGATCTGGTGCGATTTTCTGCGAATGAGCGTCGAGGAGGCAGGAATTATAGAATTTCAAGAAAAGTTTGCTGCGAAGGTGGGCACAGTCATTGCCGGGGAAAACGGCATCATCGCCAGGACCCTGTATGCCGAATCGAAAAACACGCATTTTTCCCGACTTGGAACCTATGAAGCGATCCTGCAGTACCATGCCTACGAACAGACATTTTCTCCGGAAGATTTCACGAGAGCCTTGCAGGCCCTGAAAAGGGCATGCTGCATAGAACCCGGATGCGGTCAGGCCTGGTCTTTCCTCGCAAGGCTTTATGCAGCCGCTTTCAGCCTGGAATTACCGGGATTTGACATATACATGACGGAGAAAAAGGCACTTGAGTATGCATTGAGGGGGGCGCAACTCCAACCGCAAAGCCAGGCAAACAGAGTAACACTGGCCTACATCCGCATGCTTGCCGGTGATATTGATCTTGCCCGTAGGGACATAGAGCTGGCGTACGCAATGAATCCGGAATCTCCGTTTATGATGGATGTCATCGGCTATATAATGACCCTCCTCGGCCAGTGGGAAAAAGGCTCGGTGCTGATAAAAAACGTCATGCGACTGAATCCCTACTACAGACCGATGGTTCATTATGCCTTATGGGCGGTTTGTCTGCGCAGAGGAGATTGCGAAGGCGCCTATATCGAAACCACCGAAATACGTCGGAATGTCTGCTTCTGGCATCCACTTGCCAAAGCGGCCACGCTTGGCCTGTGCGGCAGGATCGAAGAAGGCAGAACGCATGCCGAAGAGCTCCTGCGCATCAAACCCGACTTTCCCGAGCGCTGCAATATTCTACTGCAGCGCTACATCAAATTCGACGAGATCACGGAGTGCCTGGTAACAGGTCTTGAGAGAGTGGGGATCAAAATACACTGA
- a CDS encoding cache domain-containing protein — protein MKTHCGGEANEGIFLTDSKGFIFTGVLGRNLGYQGLQVDQREYFQKARSSGKTVVGNVVRSKATDQLTTVICAPIVSDSSEFLGTVGIVVKVDFLVDLISGSKVGETGYGFLTAKDGLMLAHPNEKFILELNISTVSGMRNLPEKCSLVKAVRMNIPIKVQTRLQDMRL, from the coding sequence CTGAAAACCCACTGTGGGGGAGAGGCCAATGAAGGCATATTCTTAACGGACAGCAAAGGATTTATCTTTACCGGTGTACTGGGTCGGAATTTAGGATATCAGGGTTTGCAGGTCGATCAACGGGAATACTTTCAGAAGGCAAGGTCTTCAGGAAAAACGGTTGTTGGAAACGTGGTCCGCTCAAAAGCGACGGATCAGCTGACCACCGTCATTTGTGCACCAATTGTCAGTGATTCTTCTGAATTCCTGGGAACGGTCGGGATAGTTGTGAAAGTCGATTTTCTCGTCGATCTCATTTCAGGGAGCAAAGTGGGGGAGACCGGCTATGGTTTCTTGACGGCTAAAGATGGTCTAATGCTGGCACATCCCAATGAAAAATTCATACTTGAACTAAATATTTCTACAGTTTCCGGGATGAGGAATTTGCCGGAAAAATGCTCTCTGGTAAAAGCGGTGCGGATGAATATACCTATAAAGGTGCAGACAAGATTGCAGGATATGCGCCTTTAG
- a CDS encoding DUF4136 domain-containing protein — protein MMRLITTPIVTTAVIAIFLLLTVAGCTVEAPTGEARGAGPGEVSSSQQVDRQGQMPQTAMATYSWLEDSEPSSDLRVNNPRIDALVKRAVEDRLQSMGFAKAGAADKPDYLLAWFGTIEEEVKDISLASFYSRSGYTGLLGNMPEEMKDGIVQKTFSRGTLVIDVLDSADKKVLWRGNATNTLRSKMSEKQLAEYIDASVAHIFKSLPAKKQDD, from the coding sequence ATGATGAGACTGATAACAACACCGATCGTAACAACTGCGGTAATTGCAATTTTTCTCCTGTTAACGGTGGCAGGCTGCACCGTTGAGGCACCGACCGGAGAAGCAAGAGGCGCTGGACCGGGAGAAGTCAGCTCATCTCAGCAGGTAGATCGCCAGGGGCAGATGCCGCAGACGGCGATGGCCACATACAGTTGGCTGGAGGACTCGGAGCCAAGCAGCGACCTGCGAGTAAATAATCCCAGAATTGATGCGCTGGTCAAACGGGCGGTGGAAGACAGATTGCAGTCCATGGGCTTTGCAAAGGCCGGAGCAGCCGATAAACCTGATTATCTTCTCGCCTGGTTCGGCACAATTGAGGAGGAGGTAAAAGATATTTCTCTGGCATCGTTCTATTCGCGATCCGGATACACCGGATTGCTCGGGAATATGCCGGAGGAAATGAAAGACGGCATCGTGCAGAAGACATTCTCGCGAGGAACCCTGGTCATTGATGTTCTGGACTCGGCCGACAAGAAGGTTTTATGGCGTGGAAATGCCACCAACACACTCAGGAGCAAGATGAGTGAAAAACAGCTGGCCGAATACATAGATGCCTCTGTTGCTCATATTTTTAAGTCCTTGCCTGCAAAAAAACAGGATGACTGA